In Dolichospermum flos-aquae CCAP 1403/13F, the following proteins share a genomic window:
- a CDS encoding CTB family bacteriocin yields the protein MSNLFTAVSVEQQEMVAGGVIANIIAGSENLLYSARQFTLLNTASVGPGGVTTATGIADTSITSNAVRALAITPVSFPL from the coding sequence ATGTCTAATTTATTTACCGCAGTATCTGTTGAGCAACAAGAAATGGTAGCTGGTGGAGTAATTGCTAACATTATCGCTGGGAGTGAAAACCTGCTTTACAGTGCTCGTCAGTTCACCCTTCTCAATACTGCTAGCGTAGGTCCTGGTGGTGTAACCACAGCGACTGGTATCGCAGATACAAGTATCACAAGTAATGCAGTGCGAGCCTTAGCAATTACACCAGTTAGCTTCCCCCTTTAG
- a CDS encoding peptidase domain-containing ABC transporter, with protein sequence MKYQFVKQHSEEDCGAACLAAIAKYYGQTFTISHIREAVGTGQFGTTLLGLKRGAEILGFKANPVKTSPEILDKINEAPLPAIIHWQGNHWVILYGKKGKKFLIADPAVGMRYLSKEDIKAAWTDWLLLLVEPDPLRFFAQKQDKEGGFWRFFRRVWIYRGILFQALPLNLVLGLLSLTSPFLLQILTDDVLVRGDIKLLTTVVIAVVVMNIISTSLSFVQSNLIAHFAQRMQLGLVLEFGRQILRLPLTYYETRRSGEVVSRLRDIDQINQLIAQVVIGLPSQFFIAIISLGFMFFYSWKLTLVALVISVVMTTSTFIFQPTLQQKTNELLITEAETQGVLVETFKGALTLKTTASRRQFWDELQNRFNRLARLTFQTMQIGIINNTFSGFVSGIGGVVLLWFGGYLVINPAENISVGQLLAFNSMNGNFISLISTVINFVDEFTRAKTATRRLTEVIDATPEEEDNSKKPFVEISSNADIICTNLTFHYPGRIDLLEDFSLTIPGGKNIALIGKSGCGKSTLAKLISSLYQLQSGNIQIGIYNLQDLSLECLRQQIVLVPQDAHFWNRSIVDNFRLGAPYISFEQIVQACKISGADEFISKLPETYQTILGEFGANISGGQRQRLAIARAIVTDPPILILDESTGGLDPVSEAQVLDQLFQHRQGKTTILITHRPKVISRADWIVLIDQGRLKLVGSLEDLRSKTGDHLDFVIP encoded by the coding sequence ATGAAATACCAATTTGTTAAACAGCATAGTGAAGAAGACTGTGGTGCAGCTTGTTTAGCGGCAATTGCCAAATATTACGGTCAAACATTTACCATTAGTCATATTCGGGAAGCCGTCGGAACAGGACAATTTGGAACTACTTTATTAGGATTGAAAAGAGGAGCAGAAATTCTGGGTTTTAAAGCCAATCCCGTGAAAACTTCTCCAGAAATATTAGATAAAATTAATGAAGCCCCTTTACCCGCGATTATTCATTGGCAAGGCAATCATTGGGTGATTTTATATGGTAAAAAAGGTAAAAAATTTCTGATTGCAGATCCAGCAGTGGGAATGCGTTATCTTTCTAAAGAAGATATCAAAGCAGCTTGGACAGATTGGTTATTATTATTAGTAGAACCAGACCCCCTTCGATTTTTTGCTCAAAAGCAAGATAAAGAAGGTGGTTTTTGGCGTTTCTTCCGACGAGTTTGGATTTATCGTGGTATTTTATTCCAAGCTTTACCTCTCAATTTAGTCTTGGGTTTACTGTCTTTAACTTCTCCTTTTCTGCTGCAAATTCTCACCGATGATGTATTAGTTAGAGGTGACATAAAATTATTAACTACAGTAGTCATTGCTGTAGTAGTTATGAATATTATTTCTACTAGCCTTTCCTTTGTCCAGTCTAACTTAATTGCTCATTTTGCTCAACGAATGCAATTAGGTCTAGTTTTGGAATTTGGGCGGCAAATTCTGCGATTACCATTAACTTATTATGAAACTCGTCGCAGTGGTGAAGTTGTGAGTCGGCTGCGAGACATTGACCAAATTAATCAATTAATTGCTCAAGTTGTTATTGGTTTACCCAGTCAATTTTTTATTGCCATAATTTCCTTGGGTTTCATGTTTTTCTATAGCTGGAAACTTACCTTGGTAGCTTTAGTAATTTCTGTGGTCATGACCACATCTACCTTTATTTTCCAGCCCACATTACAACAAAAAACTAATGAACTCTTAATTACAGAAGCGGAAACCCAAGGGGTTTTAGTGGAAACCTTTAAAGGTGCATTAACTCTCAAAACAACCGCATCAAGAAGACAATTTTGGGATGAATTACAAAATCGTTTTAATCGTCTAGCTAGGCTAACATTTCAGACGATGCAAATTGGGATTATTAATAATACCTTTTCAGGTTTTGTTTCTGGTATTGGTGGCGTAGTTTTACTCTGGTTTGGCGGCTATTTGGTAATTAACCCGGCTGAAAATATCAGTGTTGGGCAATTACTAGCATTTAATTCAATGAATGGTAATTTTATATCTTTAATTAGTACAGTTATTAATTTTGTTGATGAATTTACCCGGGCTAAAACCGCTACTCGAAGGCTGACAGAAGTTATTGATGCCACTCCAGAAGAAGAAGATAATAGTAAAAAGCCATTTGTAGAAATCTCTAGTAATGCTGATATTATTTGTACAAATTTAACTTTTCATTATCCTGGTCGAATTGATTTATTAGAAGATTTTTCTTTAACGATTCCTGGAGGTAAGAATATTGCTCTAATTGGTAAATCTGGCTGTGGTAAAAGCACCTTAGCTAAATTAATTTCTAGTTTATATCAACTGCAATCTGGTAATATCCAGATTGGGATTTATAATCTCCAAGACCTTTCTTTAGAATGTCTCCGTCAACAAATAGTTCTTGTTCCTCAAGATGCTCATTTTTGGAATCGTTCTATTGTTGATAATTTCCGATTAGGAGCGCCTTATATTAGCTTTGAGCAGATTGTTCAAGCTTGTAAAATTTCTGGTGCTGATGAATTTATAAGTAAGTTACCTGAGACATATCAAACTATTTTAGGTGAATTTGGTGCTAATATTTCTGGTGGACAAAGACAAAGATTAGCCATAGCTAGAGCCATTGTTACAGATCCACCAATTCTCATTTTAGATGAATCTACTGGTGGACTAGATCCAGTGAGTGAAGCCCAAGTTTTAGACCAATTATTTCAACATCGTCAAGGAAAAACAACGATTTTAATTACTCATAGACCCAAGGTGATTAGTCGGGCTGATTGGATTGTTTTAATAGATCAAGGTAGGTTGAAATTAGTAGGTTCTTTGGAAGATTTACGTAGCAAAACAGGAGACCATTTAGATTTTGTAATTCCTTAG
- a CDS encoding HlyD family secretion protein, translating into MLYTHNQEFDSLSENDNSLPPINRWTSLAGVFLIGTVIASITLSSWVKYNVTIKAAALVRPIGETRVVQPKIEGTIKSILVKENQIVKQGEIIAILDTDQLLIKKSQLEEGIKQSKLQIMQIYAQNGILNNQIIAEKRVVERIIAAAREDLLRNQREYQERRINTENELMTAEVNIEKELVDLEKAEVDLDFAKVDRDRYEKLSKIGAIGNREFEQKQLVVKQISLTLEAAKKAVDIAQIKIKSNKAAINPTTAMVKMAEQRIAQEIAKGEANIAVLNKEREILIQRLLEIQTQIKQSQKELQQLENQRKNSIIISTSNGIIFKLNLRNSGQFVRAGESIAEVVPNNAPLVIKAMIPTAEINKIAINQKVQLRVDACPYPDYGTAKGIVKNIAPDAITPQSKDSNTTNSSGISYFEAAIQPESYSFGNNGRQCLLQSGMNATAEIISKEETALQFMLRKARLITDL; encoded by the coding sequence ATGCTTTACACTCATAATCAAGAATTCGATTCTCTCAGTGAAAATGATAATTCACTTCCACCTATAAATCGGTGGACATCCTTAGCAGGTGTATTTCTGATTGGGACTGTTATTGCTAGTATTACTTTATCCTCATGGGTAAAATATAATGTAACAATCAAAGCTGCTGCTCTTGTTCGTCCCATAGGTGAAACTCGTGTAGTCCAACCCAAGATAGAAGGGACTATTAAAAGTATTTTAGTCAAAGAAAATCAAATTGTTAAGCAAGGGGAAATAATCGCCATCTTAGATACTGATCAATTGCTAATTAAGAAAAGCCAATTAGAAGAAGGTATCAAACAAAGTAAATTACAAATAATGCAAATTTATGCTCAAAATGGGATTTTAAATAATCAAATAATTGCTGAGAAAAGAGTCGTAGAAAGAATTATCGCTGCTGCTAGAGAGGATTTGTTAAGAAATCAAAGAGAATATCAAGAACGAAGAATTAATACTGAAAATGAATTAATGACAGCGGAGGTAAATATTGAAAAAGAATTAGTAGATTTAGAAAAGGCTGAAGTTGATTTAGACTTTGCCAAAGTAGATCGGGATCGTTATGAGAAATTATCAAAAATTGGTGCAATTGGCAACCGAGAATTTGAGCAAAAACAGCTAGTTGTCAAACAAATAAGTTTAACATTAGAAGCGGCAAAAAAAGCTGTTGATATCGCTCAAATAAAAATTAAATCTAATAAAGCTGCCATTAACCCCACTACAGCCATGGTGAAAATGGCAGAACAACGTATTGCTCAAGAAATTGCCAAAGGTGAAGCCAATATAGCAGTTTTAAATAAAGAAAGAGAAATCTTAATTCAGCGATTATTAGAAATACAAACTCAAATTAAACAATCACAAAAAGAACTTCAACAACTCGAAAATCAACGCAAAAACAGTATTATTATTTCCACAAGTAATGGAATTATATTTAAACTAAATTTACGCAATTCTGGTCAATTTGTGCGGGCTGGTGAATCTATTGCTGAAGTTGTCCCTAATAATGCTCCTTTAGTAATTAAAGCCATGATCCCCACAGCAGAAATTAACAAAATTGCGATTAATCAAAAAGTCCAACTTCGTGTTGATGCTTGTCCCTATCCTGATTATGGAACTGCGAAAGGGATTGTTAAAAACATCGCTCCAGATGCAATTACACCTCAAAGCAAAGATTCAAATACTACAAATTCTTCTGGTATTAGCTATTTTGAAGCCGCAATTCAACCCGAAAGCTACTCATTTGGAAATAATGGTCGTCAGTGTCTACTGCAATCAGGAATGAACGCTACAGCCGAAATTATTTCTAAGGAAGAAACAGCATTACAATTTATGTTGAGAAAAGCTAGATTAATTACTGATTTATGA
- a CDS encoding response regulator: MQQVSSEKTILKFIVIDDHESVLNGTVEILRKNYPSAEFNSATNASYAFEQVISYQPDLVVMDLSIPEKPEMIARVDTGIQLLKVLMENYPHLNFVIQSAHVRTLVRIRPYLDNHQGGLTIADKSLSTPEMLTRVDWALQGLTHTKDIKGIHSGLEVKPEWLKVLNLAFEAGLQDKAIAEKMCISERMVRHYWNKLQDALNIYPEAGKNIRIQTEIKARYEGLID, encoded by the coding sequence ATGCAACAAGTTTCATCGGAAAAAACAATTTTAAAATTCATCGTTATTGATGATCACGAATCAGTTTTAAATGGAACAGTGGAAATATTAAGGAAAAACTATCCTAGTGCTGAATTTAATTCGGCTACAAATGCTAGTTATGCTTTTGAGCAAGTTATTAGTTACCAACCTGACTTAGTAGTTATGGATCTTTCCATACCAGAAAAACCGGAAATGATAGCGAGGGTTGATACAGGTATTCAACTTTTGAAGGTTTTAATGGAAAATTATCCTCATTTAAATTTTGTTATTCAAAGCGCCCATGTGAGAACATTAGTCCGCATTCGTCCTTATCTTGATAATCATCAAGGAGGCTTGACTATTGCTGATAAAAGTCTTTCTACTCCAGAAATGTTAACTAGAGTTGATTGGGCATTACAGGGATTAACCCATACAAAAGACATCAAAGGAATTCACTCAGGTTTAGAGGTGAAACCAGAATGGTTGAAAGTCCTGAACTTAGCCTTTGAAGCAGGATTACAAGATAAAGCAATTGCTGAAAAGATGTGCATTTCTGAACGCATGGTACGTCATTATTGGAATAAATTACAGGACGCTTTAAATATTTATCCAGAAGCAGGCAAAAACATTCGCATTCAAACAGAAATTAAAGCTAGATATGAAGGATTAATTGATTAA
- a CDS encoding sensor histidine kinase, with translation MQTQIWKKLQPENYFGYGEKLSENIMTILSLVLISHFLLTRNSSVALIPAIFLMVINCISIIALYQYHQTIKAGIKSRQNMIETKFETIHNGPLQSLARVLKLVKGQELPINNLLPLIEKELEELNQELRGISNFWQQETLNQDTSLYLRNSLVIDLQNPLPEILYQVYSHTLERDFPGFKTLKLKIHNFETINESNLSIENKRRLCRFLEEALCNVGKHATGVTCLKVTYSASKEYATLSIMDNGLGINSSKEGWGTKQFKNLAQQIKGKFRRVSLDPQGTLCELSWPLANSFWWQ, from the coding sequence ATGCAAACTCAAATTTGGAAAAAACTACAACCAGAAAATTATTTTGGTTATGGAGAAAAGTTATCAGAAAATATCATGACTATTTTGAGTCTAGTCTTGATTAGTCATTTTTTGTTAACTAGGAATTCTTCAGTTGCCTTAATACCAGCAATTTTTTTGATGGTTATTAATTGCATCAGTATCATAGCTTTATATCAATATCACCAAACAATTAAAGCTGGGATTAAATCTCGCCAAAACATGATTGAAACTAAATTTGAAACAATTCATAATGGACCATTACAAAGTCTGGCTAGAGTTTTAAAGCTAGTTAAAGGGCAAGAATTACCAATTAATAACTTGCTACCTTTAATAGAAAAAGAACTTGAAGAACTAAATCAAGAATTACGAGGAATATCTAATTTTTGGCAACAAGAAACTCTTAATCAAGATACTAGCCTTTATCTAAGAAATAGTCTAGTCATAGATTTGCAAAACCCTTTACCTGAAATCCTCTATCAAGTCTATAGCCATACCTTAGAACGAGATTTTCCTGGCTTTAAAACCCTGAAACTAAAAATTCACAATTTTGAAACTATTAATGAAAGCAATTTGAGTATTGAAAATAAGCGCAGACTTTGCAGATTCTTAGAAGAAGCCTTATGTAATGTTGGTAAACACGCTACAGGAGTCACCTGTTTGAAAGTTACTTATTCGGCTTCTAAAGAATATGCTACTCTAAGCATTATGGATAATGGTTTAGGAATTAACTCATCAAAAGAAGGTTGGGGAACAAAACAATTTAAAAATTTAGCCCAACAAATTAAAGGTAAATTTAGGCGAGTTTCCCTTGATCCTCAAGGTACTCTTTGTGAATTATCTTGGCCTTTAGCAAATTCTTTTTGGTGGCAATAA
- a CDS encoding ribonuclease Z, giving the protein MQITFLGTSSGVPTRSRNVSSVALRLPQRAELWLFDCGEGTQHQILRSDLKVSQLSRIFVTHMHGDHIFGLMGLLASCGLAGNVDKIDIYGPSGLNEYLQAASRYSHTHFSYPIKVHTVQSGVVYEDDEFTVSCGLLHHRIPAFGYRVAEKDRTGRFDIDKAKALEIPSGPIYGQLKRGETVTLADGRVINGSELCGSTEIGRKIAYCTDTVYCDGAVQLAQDADVLIHEATFAHQDSEMAFQRLHSTTTMAAQTAYIAGVRKLIMTHFSPRYAPGNTIELKDLLKEAKAIFPKTIMAHDFMVYDVPRRREIESSVSA; this is encoded by the coding sequence GTGCAGATTACATTTTTAGGGACTAGTTCCGGTGTACCTACAAGATCACGCAACGTTTCCAGCGTGGCACTGAGGTTACCACAACGAGCAGAATTGTGGTTATTTGACTGTGGGGAAGGAACTCAGCATCAAATTTTGCGGAGTGATTTAAAAGTTAGCCAACTATCCCGAATTTTTGTCACCCATATGCACGGTGATCATATTTTTGGCTTAATGGGATTGCTTGCCAGTTGCGGTTTAGCAGGTAATGTAGACAAAATTGATATTTATGGTCCATCGGGATTAAACGAATACCTACAAGCCGCTTCCCGTTACTCTCATACCCATTTTTCTTACCCCATTAAAGTGCATACTGTGCAGTCGGGGGTAGTTTATGAAGATGATGAATTTACAGTTAGCTGTGGTCTTTTACATCACCGCATTCCTGCCTTTGGCTATCGAGTAGCAGAAAAAGATAGAACCGGACGCTTTGATATAGACAAAGCCAAAGCCTTAGAAATTCCTTCAGGTCCAATTTATGGACAACTCAAGCGCGGTGAAACAGTCACCCTGGCAGACGGAAGAGTAATTAATGGCAGTGAATTATGTGGTTCCACAGAAATTGGTCGGAAAATTGCCTATTGTACAGATACAGTTTATTGTGATGGTGCAGTACAATTAGCACAAGATGCAGATGTGTTAATTCATGAAGCCACTTTTGCTCATCAAGATTCAGAAATGGCTTTCCAGCGGTTACATTCTACAACCACAATGGCCGCGCAAACAGCATACATTGCCGGAGTTCGCAAACTAATTATGACACATTTTAGCCCCCGTTATGCTCCAGGTAATACCATTGAATTAAAAGACTTACTTAAAGAAGCAAAAGCAATTTTTCCGAAAACAATTATGGCTCATGATTTTATGGTTTATGATGTTCCTCGCAGACGAGAAATTGAATCCAGTGTGAGTGCCTAA
- the bcp gene encoding thioredoxin-dependent thiol peroxidase, translating to MSNIPQIGQPAPDFSTPDQNNNLVNIADLNQWLVLYFYPKDNTPGCTTEAQDFTELSSEFTTVGAKIIGVSPDSAASHCKFIDKHNLSITLLTDPEHQLIEAYGAWRLKKFMGKEYMGVARSTFLISPNKSIAYAWPNVKTKGHAEAVLKKIKELAAI from the coding sequence ATGAGCAATATTCCCCAAATTGGCCAACCTGCACCAGATTTTTCGACCCCAGACCAAAACAATAATTTAGTTAATATTGCTGATCTAAATCAGTGGCTAGTTCTCTATTTTTACCCTAAAGATAATACACCTGGCTGCACCACAGAAGCTCAAGACTTTACAGAATTATCCTCAGAATTTACCACAGTAGGCGCGAAAATTATCGGCGTTAGTCCCGACTCTGCCGCATCTCATTGTAAATTTATTGACAAACACAATTTATCAATTACCCTCTTAACTGATCCTGAACATCAATTAATAGAAGCTTATGGTGCATGGCGTTTAAAGAAGTTTATGGGTAAAGAATATATGGGGGTTGCCCGTTCCACCTTCCTGATTTCACCTAATAAAAGCATCGCCTACGCTTGGCCGAATGTCAAAACAAAAGGTCATGCTGAAGCTGTACTTAAAAAAATCAAGGAATTAGCAGCTATTTAA
- a CDS encoding four helix bundle protein, producing MNIAQASLEECRYYLILTKDLGYANTSESMLKLQEVSRLLDSYAKAILNNSTS from the coding sequence ATGAATATTGCACAAGCTTCTCTGGAAGAATGTAGATACTATCTTATTCTCACAAAAGATTTAGGATATGCTAATACATCAGAATCAATGTTAAAACTACAAGAGGTTAGTAGATTATTAGATAGTTATGCAAAAGCTATTCTCAACAATTCTACCTCCTAA
- a CDS encoding IscS subfamily cysteine desulfurase, whose product MSSRPIYLDCHATTPVDERVMAAMIPYFTEKFGNAASISHIYGWESEAAVRQTREILAKAINATPEEIVFTSGATEANNLAIKGIAEAYFQKGQHIVTIATEHKAVLDPCEYLKSLGFDITILPVQKDGLIDLNQLEKALRHDTTLVSVMAANNEIGVLQPIAEIGEMCRQRQIILHTDAAQAIGKIPLDVEEMNIDLMSLTAHKVYGPKGIGALYVRRRNPRVKLASQQHGGGHERGMRSGTLYTPQIVGFGKAVEIADSEQETENQRLTALRARLWQQLSTVGGIHVNGHPQNRLAGNLNISVEGVDGAALSLGLQSIVAVSSGSACSSNNVAPSYVLKALGHSDKLAYASMRFGIGRFNTVEEIDQVAKQVISTIQGLRSASVVSCQ is encoded by the coding sequence ATGTCCAGTCGTCCTATCTATCTCGATTGTCATGCTACTACCCCCGTTGATGAAAGGGTAATGGCTGCTATGATTCCCTATTTTACCGAAAAGTTTGGTAATGCGGCGAGTATTAGCCATATTTACGGTTGGGAATCGGAAGCTGCTGTTAGACAAACACGGGAAATTTTAGCAAAAGCAATTAACGCTACCCCCGAAGAAATTGTTTTTACCAGTGGTGCAACGGAAGCAAATAATTTAGCTATTAAAGGTATTGCTGAAGCTTATTTCCAAAAAGGTCAGCATATTGTGACTATTGCCACGGAACATAAAGCAGTTTTAGATCCTTGCGAATATTTAAAAAGTCTTGGTTTTGATATTACAATTTTGCCAGTACAAAAAGATGGATTAATTGATTTAAATCAGTTAGAAAAAGCTTTGCGTCATGATACAACTTTAGTATCTGTAATGGCTGCAAATAATGAAATTGGGGTTTTACAACCAATAGCCGAAATTGGAGAAATGTGCCGGCAAAGGCAAATTATTTTGCACACAGACGCAGCCCAAGCTATTGGTAAAATCCCTTTAGATGTAGAAGAGATGAATATTGATTTAATGTCTCTCACAGCCCATAAAGTCTATGGACCAAAGGGAATTGGGGCTTTATATGTCCGCAGACGTAACCCTAGAGTTAAACTTGCTTCCCAACAACATGGGGGAGGACATGAAAGAGGAATGCGTTCTGGGACTTTATACACACCGCAAATTGTCGGTTTTGGTAAAGCTGTAGAAATTGCTGATTCAGAACAAGAAACCGAAAATCAACGATTAACAGCATTAAGAGCAAGATTGTGGCAACAGTTATCTACTGTCGGGGGAATTCATGTAAATGGACATCCTCAAAACCGATTAGCAGGAAACTTAAATATTAGTGTGGAAGGTGTAGATGGTGCAGCACTTTCTTTAGGGTTACAATCAATAGTAGCTGTATCTTCGGGTTCTGCTTGTTCTTCTAATAATGTTGCCCCTTCCTATGTGTTGAAAGCATTGGGACATTCGGATAAATTAGCTTATGCTTCCATGCGATTTGGGATTGGGAGATTTAATACAGTTGAGGAAATTGATCAAGTTGCCAAACAAGTAATTTCTACCATTCAAGGTTTAAGAAGTGCTTCAGTAGTTAGTTGTCAGTAG